In the Hermetia illucens chromosome 1, iHerIll2.2.curated.20191125, whole genome shotgun sequence genome, TTCAAGACGGCGACACGGTGGTGTTCAACCGGCAACCATCCTTGCATAAGATGAGTATGATGGGCCATCGCATCAAAGTACTCCCGTGGTCAACATTTCGTCTGAACCTTTCTTGCACGTCGCCCTACAATGCAGACTTCGATGGCGACGAGATGAATTTGCACGTACCACAAAGTTTAGAAACACGGGCTGAAGTCGAAAATATCCACTTGTCTTCTAAACAGATAATAACTCCTCAGTCTAACAAACCAGTAATGGGAATTGTGCAAGATACTCTACTAGGCGCAATGAAGATGACTAGACGAGACACTTTTGTGGGCAAAGAGGACTTGATGAATTTACTGATGTACATACCCTCCTGGGATGGAAAAATACCACAATCAACAATTCTGAAACCAAAACACTTGTGGACAGGAAAGCAAATTTTCTCAATGACAATTCCTGATAAAATCAACTTAATTCGCAAGCATTCCTCTCATAATGATGAGGAGGACGAAAGCCCGTACAAGTGGATTTCCTCGGCTGACACAAGAGTGATTATCGAAAATGGAGAAATAATTTCGGGGATTTTATGCAAAAATACACTTGGTACATCGCCAGGATCTCTTTTCCATGTTTGCTTCCTAGAAGTAGGATCTGAAACAACCAGTCAACTGTACGGATCTATACAGACGGTGGTGAACAACTGGCTACTAATAGAAGGGCACAGCGTCGGAATTGCAGACATTATATCTGACTCTATCACATTTAAAAATATCCGGAATGACATTGAAGAGTCTACAACTAAAGTGACTCAAGCAATTCAAGCAGCACATGACATGGAGTTAGAAGCAACGCCTGGGAATACCCTCCGCCAGACTTTTGAAAACCACGTGAATCGAATCCTCAACAACGCCCGAGAGCAGACAGGGTCGTTAGCTTTGAAATCCTTGACTCACTTCAACAATCTAAAAGCCATGGTAGTTTCCGGTTCTAAGGGATCCAATCTAAATATTTCACAAATTATCGCATGTGTTGGACAGCAGAACGTCGAAGGAAAACGAATCCCAAAAGGATTCTACAGACGGTCTCTACCACATTTTCTAAAAGGAGATTGTGGAGCTATACCTGGCGGTTTCGTCGAAAACTCCTATTTGGCTGGACTAACACCATCCGAATTCTTTTTCCACGCGATGGCTGGAAGAGAGGGACTCATAGATACAGCTGTAAAAACAGCCGAAACGGGCTACATCCAGAGGCGTCTTATTAAAGCCATGGAATCTGTAATGGTAACATACGATGGAACCGTTCGTAATTCAGTAGGACAAATGCTGCAAACTCATTACGGAGAAGATGGAATGTGTGGAGAATCTATCGAAATTCAGCATTTCTCTCTGTCAACATCAGACAAAACCTTTGAAAGGCGTCACCGATTTAACATTCCTGTAATGAATCctaaaatatttgaagaaaaggTCTTAGAAGAGATTAATCAGAATAGAGATGCGGTCCAAGAAGTAAACGAGGAATGGAAGCGATTGAAGCAAAACAGGCAATTACTACGGGAAATATTCCAGACTGGCGAGCTTAAAGCGACACTTCCCTGTGACCTTCATCGTATGATCAAAAATGCTCAAAGATTATTTCATATTGATGAAAGGTTTCCCACTAACCTGAGCCCTTTAAAAGTTATACATGAAGTGAAGGCTTTACTCGAACGCTGTTCAGTCAATTGCAACAATctaattttccaatatttaatTCGCACAACATTCTGCTCCCAACTCGTCACTCAGAGCTACAAACTCACCAATGAAGCTTTCGACTGGTTAATTGGCGAAATTGAGTCTCGTTTTCAGCAATCACAAGTAAATCCGGGGGAAATGGTTGGAGCTTTGGCCGCTCAGAGCTTGGGAGAACCTGCTACACAAATGACCTTAAACACATTCCATTTCGCTGGTATATCGTCGAAAAATGTAACCCTGGGCGTACCACGTTTGAAGGAGATCATCAATATTTCCCGTAATCCCAAAGCTCCATCTCTCACGATTTTCCTTGAAAAATCAGCTGCGCAGGACGCGGAAAAAGCGAAATCAATCGCGTGTGCTATCGAACACACATGTCTCAGTGACATCACACTAAGAACGGCGATTTACTATGATCCAAACGTGAAAAACAGCTGCGTACAGAAAGACCAGGAATTCATTAATTCGTACATCGAAATGCCCGATTTCGAACCAGACGCCCTGTCACCCTGGTTGCTGCGAATTGAGTTGGATCGCAAACTAATGTCtgcaaaaaatatttcctttgaAAAAATCTTAAGTAAAATTGACGACGCTTTCGGCACAGATTTGTATTGTATGCATAGTGATGACAATGCTGCGGAGTTGATCCTCCGCATCCACTTATTGAATAATGAAGACAAACTAGATGAACCAGAATTAGACCGAATGGAAGACGATGTATTCCTGCGTCGCATTGAAGTGAACCTTTTATCAAAAATGACACTACTGGGAATCGAATCAATCAAAAAAGTTTACATGCATCTACCACAAACAAACGACAGGAAACGCTCAGTTGTCACGGAATCGGGTGAACTCAAAACGATATCTGAATGGCGTTTGGAGACAAGCGGAACTGCCCTTCTGCAAGTTTTGAACATTAGAAATGTAGACTCAGTCCGAACTTATAGCAATGACATTTGTGAAACCTTTGAAGTGCTTGGAATCGAAGCGACTCGAAAATGCATTCAGAAAGAAATCAACGCGGTCTTCAGTTGTTATGGGTTATACGTGAACCATCGTCACTTGGCATTGCTCTGTGAAGTGATGACTGCAAATGGCCATTTGATGGCAATCACCAGGCATGGCATTAACAAGCAAGCGACAGGACCTTTAATGAAGTGTTCCTTCGAAGAGTGCGTTGAAACATTGCTCGATGCTGCAGCTTATTCAGAAATCGACAATTTGCATGGAGTTTCCGAAAATATAATTATGGGAAAGTTGCCGAAAATGGGGAcaggttgctttgatttgctactGGATGCGGAAAAATGCACCAAAGAGACCCAGTTTCTCAACGAATTGCACTTTCCAACTATGACGAACCAACTGAAAACCCCATGGATTGATAATACGCAGTTATTTTTGTCTCCGTTTTCCTGGGAAAGGTCTCCTGCTTCTGAGTATGGAAGCAGTTCGGCATTTTCGCCTGCTATAGTTTATCCATTTGAGTCTCCATATCAGACCCCAGGGGTAAGTATACGCAATAATTTGGCCTTCAATcgctattatattattttttcctttgaAAGCAGAACAATGTAAGACAACTAGTTATGCATCATTCGCCGCATACCgagttgttatctccagtatACATACCAGACAGCCCGAACTATTCTCCATCAATGTCAAGTTTATTTGGAGGTTCTTCATGCTCCAGATATTTACCAGTATCCCCAACCATCCGATATTCAGCAACATCTCCAGTGTTATCACCTTTATATTCACCTGAATCGCCAGTATTGAAGCCTACCAATGTTGAGTGTCCAGCAACGTCCCCAATTTACTCCCCACTGTCGCCGATGTATTCACCGCTATCTCCATGGTACCCGACAATTAGTCCCGCAACGTcctctaacaatttttcaaTACGTTCTCAATCATTTCCTATGTTTTCACCACTTTCTCCCCAGTATTCCCCGAGTTCCCCAGGGTATTCCGAATACTCCCCAAGCTCTCCTGAATACTCAGCTATTTCACCACAGTATTCCCCAACCTCTCCAAACTATTCATTAATTTCACCATTATATACACCAACCTCCCGGAAATTTTTACCGAGGTCACCTCTATATTCATCACCAGGAATTCCGACATATTCGCCAACCTCTCCGACATATTCACCAACATCTCCAATATATTCACCGACAACTCCAACATATTCACCGACATCTCCAACATATTCCCCGACCTCCCCTAAATATTCTCCAACCTCTTCAGAATATTCACCAACATGCTCCAAACTTCACACCGACTAACTGGAAGCGCCAACCTTGAATACAAGTGGTTGCTAGAAGGGCATCCCCTAGAGAAATTACCTGATTTATCTTAATAAGACAATGTAAAATACACTCCACTGTAATTACAATTTAAGTAACAAAAATATAAggcattcaatttcaaaatcctTGTTTCATTTGAGTATGTAAAAGTTTCCCTCAATCAAGCCGAGTTCAAAGATGCACTGCCAAGTCGCGCTGCCTGGTTGCTGCACTGTCCCCGTTTGTATTTGAGCTGCATATTAACGCAATAACGACCTAAAGATCCCCTTCTTCAGCATTTATCCTATTCGAGAGGAATGCCAGTTCCAGTCCACAGCGTCGCCATCGCTAGGTGGAATCAAAAGGCTCTCAAACCAGCATTCAGCCCGTCAAACAATCGCTGCTTCGATCAGTGTTTAAGTTGTTTCCTATTGTCTTCGATTTCAGGACAATTTTAGCTGTCAGTTTATGCCAACCCAGATTGCATGTCGTAACATCAAGGATGCCTTCCTGGCAATTCCCGCGATGAGTCCAAgcttatatcgatcgcggatgtcctcattccaGAGGTGACCTTAGCGAATTACACCACTAATCCAGCTTAATATCTTCGTGCTCACTAGTTGTCCAATACTTGGCACTATAGATGCTCAGAAGGCAAACGATACTGAGGttatatgaggcgatcattccccTTTTACCCAAATTTCTCAAGATCAGCTTTTCCATGAGATGTTAGGAAAACAACATCTGGataacctgggaaatgcctgctgaaccaacaccaacagctctactaccaaaccttatctccccaccacgtgatgaccgctgggagttttttcttaatgaaaaactgcagacggat is a window encoding:
- the LOC119661681 gene encoding DNA-directed RNA polymerase II subunit RPB1-like isoform X2 codes for the protein MERSSAPSKCVKCVQFSVLSPDEIRMMSVTEEGIQFPQTMEKGHPKIGGLIDPRQGVCDHRSRCITCSGNRTECSGHFGHINLAKPVFHVGFLTKVIKILRCVCFYCSSLLISKANLKVQRIVQRTIDQPRRRFAHIYELSKTVHYCGEKNEVSSMGGAGCGRYQPTIRRQGLGLIAMYKDSPTSAITVSAENVLDILSRITDENCLLLGLNPKFSRPEWMILTVLPVPPIAIRPSVISGPGTSHDDLTHKLGDIVKANKSLQTNITSGAPDRVINESLGQLQFHVASYMDNNLPNGMLPSIQRSGKPVKSIVDRLKGKEGRIRGNLMGKRVDFSARSVITADPNIGIGQVGIPVSIAKNLTYPELVGPFNIDRMQELIRRGHHQYPGANYVTRNNGERIDLRFHPKPSDLNLECGYRVERHLQDGDTVVFNRQPSLHKMSMMGHRIKVLPWSTFRLNLSCTSPYNADFDGDEMNLHVPQSLETRAEVENIHLSSKQIITPQSNKPVMGIVQDTLLGAMKMTRRDTFVGKEDLMNLLMYIPSWDGKIPQSTILKPKHLWTGKQIFSMTIPDKINLIRKHSSHNDEEDESPYKWISSADTRVIIENGEIISGILCKNTLGTSPGSLFHVCFLEVGSETTSQLYGSIQTVVNNWLLIEGHSVGIADIISDSITFKNIRNDIEESTTKVTQAIQAAHDMELEATPGNTLRQTFENHVNRILNNAREQTGSLALKSLTHFNNLKAMVVSGSKGSNLNISQIIACVGQQNVEGKRIPKGFYRRSLPHFLKGDCGAIPGGFVENSYLAGLTPSEFFFHAMAGREGLIDTAVKTAETGYIQRRLIKAMESVMVTYDGTVRNSVGQMLQTHYGEDGMCGESIEIQHFSLSTSDKTFERRHRFNIPVMNPKIFEEKVLEEINQNRDAVQEVNEEWKRLKQNRQLLREIFQTGELKATLPCDLHRMIKNAQRLFHIDERFPTNLSPLKVIHEVKALLERCSVNCNNLIFQYLIRTTFCSQLVTQSYKLTNEAFDWLIGEIESRFQQSQVNPGEMVGALAAQSLGEPATQMTLNTFHFAGISSKNVTLGVPRLKEIINISRNPKAPSLTIFLEKSAAQDAEKAKSIACAIEHTCLSDITLRTAIYYDPNVKNSCVQKDQEFINSYIEMPDFEPDALSPWLLRIELDRKLMSAKNISFEKILSKIDDAFGTDLYCMHSDDNAAELILRIHLLNNEDKLDEPELDRMEDDVFLRRIEVNLLSKMTLLGIESIKKVYMHLPQTNDRKRSVVTESGELKTISEWRLETSGTALLQVLNIRNVDSVRTYSNDICETFEVLGIEATRKCIQKEINAVFSCYGLYVNHRHLALLCEVMTANGHLMAITRHGINKQATGPLMKCSFEECVETLLDAAAYSEIDNLHGVSENIIMGKLPKMGTGCFDLLLDAEKCTKETQFLNELHFPTMTNQLKTPWIDNTQLFLSPFSWERSPASEYGSSSAFSPAIVYPFESPYQTPGNNVRQLVMHHSPHTELLSPVYIPDSPNYSPSMSSLFGGSSCSRYLPVSPTIRYSATSPVLSPLYSPESPVLKPTNVECPATSPIYSPLSPMYSPLSPWYPTISPATSSNNFSIRSQSFPMFSPLSPQYSPSSPGYSEYSPSSPEYSAISPQYSPTSPNYSLISPLYTPTSRKFLPRSPLYSSPGIPTYSPTSPTYSPTSPIYSPTTPTYSPTSPTYSPTSPKYSPTSSEYSPTCSKLHTD
- the LOC119661681 gene encoding DNA-directed RNA polymerase II subunit RPB1-like isoform X1, translated to MERSSAPSKCVKCVQFSVLSPDEIRMMSVTEEGIQFPQTMEKGHPKIGGLIDPRQGVCDHRSRCITCSGNRTECSGHFGHINLAKPVFHVGFLTKVIKILRCVCFYCSSLLISKANLKVQRIVQRTIDQPRRRFAHIYELSKTVHYCGEKNEVSSMGGAGCGRYQPTIRRQGLGLIAMYKDSPTSAITVSAENVLDILSRITDENCLLLGLNPKFSRPEWMILTVLPVPPIAIRPSVISGPGTSHDDLTHKLGDIVKANKSLQTNITSGAPDRVINESLGQLQFHVASYMDNNLPNGMLPSIQRSGKPVKSIVDRLKGKEGRIRGNLMGKRVDFSARSVITADPNIGIGQVGIPVSIAKNLTYPELVGPFNIDRMQELIRRGHHQYPGANYVTRNNGERIDLRFHPKPSDLNLECGYRVERHLQDGDTVVFNRQPSLHKMSMMGHRIKVLPWSTFRLNLSCTSPYNADFDGDEMNLHVPQSLETRAEVENIHLSSKQIITPQSNKPVMGIVQDTLLGAMKMTRRDTFVGKEDLMNLLMYIPSWDGKIPQSTILKPKHLWTGKQIFSMTIPDKINLIRKHSSHNDEEDESPYKWISSADTRVIIENGEIISGILCKNTLGTSPGSLFHVCFLEVGSETTSQLYGSIQTVVNNWLLIEGHSVGIADIISDSITFKNIRNDIEESTTKVTQAIQAAHDMELEATPGNTLRQTFENHVNRILNNAREQTGSLALKSLTHFNNLKAMVVSGSKGSNLNISQIIACVGQQNVEGKRIPKGFYRRSLPHFLKGDCGAIPGGFVENSYLAGLTPSEFFFHAMAGREGLIDTAVKTAETGYIQRRLIKAMESVMVTYDGTVRNSVGQMLQTHYGEDGMCGESIEIQHFSLSTSDKTFERRHRFNIPVMNPKIFEEKVLEEINQNRDAVQEVNEEWKRLKQNRQLLREIFQTGELKATLPCDLHRMIKNAQRLFHIDERFPTNLSPLKVIHEVKALLERCSVNCNNLIFQYLIRTTFCSQLVTQSYKLTNEAFDWLIGEIESRFQQSQVNPGEMVGALAAQSLGEPATQMTLNTFHFAGISSKNVTLGVPRLKEIINISRNPKAPSLTIFLEKSAAQDAEKAKSIACAIEHTCLSDITLRTAIYYDPNVKNSCVQKDQEFINSYIEMPDFEPDALSPWLLRIELDRKLMSAKNISFEKILSKIDDAFGTDLYCMHSDDNAAELILRIHLLNNEDKLDEPELDRMEDDVFLRRIEVNLLSKMTLLGIESIKKVYMHLPQTNDRKRSVVTESGELKTISEWRLETSGTALLQVLNIRNVDSVRTYSNDICETFEVLGIEATRKCIQKEINAVFSCYGLYVNHRHLALLCEVMTANGHLMAITRHGINKQATGPLMKCSFEECVETLLDAAAYSEIDNLHGVSENIIMGKLPKMGTGCFDLLLDAEKCTKETQFLNELHFPTMTNQLKTPWIDNTQLFLSPFSWERSPASEYGSSSAFSPAIVYPFESPYQTPGQNNVRQLVMHHSPHTELLSPVYIPDSPNYSPSMSSLFGGSSCSRYLPVSPTIRYSATSPVLSPLYSPESPVLKPTNVECPATSPIYSPLSPMYSPLSPWYPTISPATSSNNFSIRSQSFPMFSPLSPQYSPSSPGYSEYSPSSPEYSAISPQYSPTSPNYSLISPLYTPTSRKFLPRSPLYSSPGIPTYSPTSPTYSPTSPIYSPTTPTYSPTSPTYSPTSPKYSPTSSEYSPTCSKLHTD